Part of the Henckelia pumila isolate YLH828 chromosome 2, ASM3356847v2, whole genome shotgun sequence genome is shown below.
catttacaaaattgaaCAATTTATTTGTTTAGTTTTACCCATTAATTTAACAAAAGtcgattaatatttaattccatCTTTCTATCACACCCAAcggttttaaatatattatatctgATAAAATGATAACACTCTTCTACAAGTGTGAATTTTTGACTGAGCTTGTTTTATAATAACTTAATTTGCAAGTTATTGTATTAGTTTGAAGGTTTTAATCCGTAAACATTTAAGAATAACAATGGTCGTgaaaaaaattcacaacaaaGTAAATACTATCATTTTCTAAGTGCAAATCAAATAAAGATTTTCGTTTGCATTTAATTTAATCATGTAAATTCATGATAGGTATATCAAGAAAATTGGATACCATCGTTTCATGGAAACATAgaacaataataattattaatgaCAAAGTTTTTCGcttaataaaacaataattttgaTGATAATGCTTTCAATATGGTATTAAATTATTGATAActcaaatctaaaaaaaataaaaataaatgatctCACAGCGTTCTTCTTTCTTCCTCCGCGTGTCATTAAACCCTAATTCCCCAAATTTTGCATATCAATTCGATAATTATATACACCCGAAGCTCTAGAATTTCGATTTGCGTGACAAAGACGCAAGGGGACCTAAAATATTTGGCCAATTTTGGCAGAATTTCCTGATAATGGCGTCAATGTCCGGGGCGTCTCAGCTCGCAAGGGGCTTCGATTCCCTCTCTTCCGCTCCTCCTTTTCGCATCCAATTCGCCACTCTTTCTTGCCTCCCAAATGTTGTTTCAACCTTTTACTCGGGAAATTATGTTAAACTTTGCAAAAGCATTTCAAGAGATTCGCAGCCCATCAAGACGCGGCCGATGTGTTCTGCGTCATTCGGACAGGGGACGGAAGACACCGTCAAGAAGACCGTCGGAGGAAACCCAGTTGTCGTTTACTCCAAAACTTGGTGCTCGTAAGTGTCCACTTCGATTAGTATTGATTTTTCTGCTGAGAACATATTTCATTTGGATTTTACAGTATAATCTGTGATTTTCATGAAAAACTTTTGTCGATACTACTCTTCGATTTTGTAATTGGgctttttgaattttattgtggAAGGTTCTCATCGGAGGTGAAGTATTTGTTCAAGAGTGTTGGCGTCGAGCCATTTGTTATTGAATTGGATCAATTAGGTATTACTCATGCCTTCTCGTTTCTCTTAAAGCTTATTACTTGGGTCTTGTAGGTCCTGTTTGATATGTAGAATGTGAAGTACAAAGGATTAGACATAAGTTAATTTATGTAGCGTAATACTGTaattaattacatgattgatGTTTGGTGTACAGGTTGAGTGTGAATCAtgcaattaattattattttatcatcCACACTAAAATGTACCTTAGAAGACTAAATGTGTGTCGGCTTTGGTTAACACTTAATCTGTGTGGGGTGCTTCGcgatttcatttttattttgcttACATTTGCTTGAAAAcaattttaatgatttttgaACACCTGTTACATGTGAAAAATAGTTAATAAATGTGGATGACTTTAAGTAATTCCAATCAGCATAATTTTGAGTGTTTCACTTCACAATGAAGTCCTTAGTcaattcttttatttattttttgagtaCATAATGTTTTTAAAGGCATGCTTCCAAACAAGTGAGATGGAGCTGACATGATTTGCCTTGACCTATTTCTTGGAATTTTAGTTCAATTTGTTTGCCTAAAGAACGTAATTGGCAACTGATTTAATCCAATAGGCCTTAATCAATCAGTTAAGTTCAGTCGACCTATAAAACAATCTCATGTAAAATTTCCTAAGGCATTTGTTGTATTCTTCATTAAGTAAAGAGGAACGAATCGCCCAACCTCAAAAGATCTTAGGGTGAGAGTGCAAAAATGAATCCTGTATCAAGAAAGTTGATGTTAGATGTGACCCAAATAACTGGTGGTGTTACATGAAGGTTTTCTATTGTTCAGGCCCTCAAGGACAAGACCTACAAAAGGCTTTGGAAAAGCTAACTGGACAGTCCACTGTTCCCAATGTTTTTATAGGTAAGAATTATCAACAATTAACAAgctttcaaaatttttgtttatgATGTGACAGTTGCAATTCAAAAGTGTTTATTTCAGTTTGTGGTGTATCATTGTGTTTTAATGCTAAATACTAGCTATTAGCTATATTTAgatgaaagaacaagaagtgCCTTTTCGACCAATAATTCATTACTTTCGGAAAGATTAATGAATTATATTTGATTGTTCATCTATCTTGTAACTAATATGGCAAGGAATGATTGATAAAGAGTAATCATCTTATTCGATTCTTGAATCCATTGTGGAGTTGCATCATTTTTGAATTTGGTTATCCTTGTTTATGCGATTATCGAAGTTTTTCTATAACTTGtatatttctttttctttcccaGGGGGCAAGCATATTGGTGGCTGTACAGGTATCCTGTTATGAACATTAAGTTGATGGTTGCACTTTGGCTGAATTTGTAGATACTTCCTGAGTATAAAATTTGAAACATAATTCCTAAGTTATGTTTACTggtgaagaaaataaaataattatacatagGGTAATCACTGAAATAGCAAGGACTTCTAAATCTTATGGCGTGATTGACAGTTAATGCCAATTATAATTTCCTAAAACAAATGTTTATGACCCCTGAATTTTTTTCCTTATTGTTAATGCCCATTATAATTTCCTAAAACAAATGTATATGACCCCTGAAATTTTTTCCTTATTCTATTTTGGTCAGATACTGTCAAGCTGCATCAAGAAGGAAAACTCGAGTCTTTGTTGGCCGAAGCTGGTGCCAAAAAGTCAGAGTAGCATCTTGATATAGTTGTTATGTGTACCAGTTCTACTCGTGCATTGAGAATTTTAGTAGTTCTACAAGAAGATATACCACCGTTTCTCCttgtttcaataaaaaaatgtaCTATTAAGTTTGTGTCCAAATTTCAAAACTATGAAATTCTTTTATCTTTTCAGGATTTGTGTCTGCTTAAATGACAAGTTAATTCTTTTTCTGATGGATACGCTGTAAACTACTTGTAATTATTTTTCCACGTTTGTTGGAGCTATTGATGACCTCTTTTTCAATTACGCTCCATGTTCATAAGGCTATTCTTCAATCATCCAGTACCACGGTACCACCTGTTATGAACCCAAATTATATGAAGAAattcaatataaaatatataaatcccAGAGCAAGCTCTGTAAACCCTAGCATAATTGTTAGTAAACCCCTAGCCAAAGCTAGTTACAAATCCAGAATAATAACCGAATCATCCTAACCAGTTACAACTCCCACGTTTTATTCCTCTTCATTCACGCATCTAGATTTTTCTATGGACTTGAGACTCTTGGGCCTCAATCCAATCTATCAAAACTCATAAGAAAGCCCATTAAGCTCTAGTCCATAACAATACAACCCTCTCGAAAATCAGCCTTGGCCTCAAGGCTGAGATCAGCAACCTCTTCTCTGAATTCAGTAACCTTCTTCCGAATTCAGCAATCTTCCACCCAACATCGAAGACAACTATCGCAAAACCAAGTTCAAAAAACTCATTACCAAAATAGAAGAAATTAAAAGGATATTGTTCAACCCACTCGTTAGTTATCCCGGATTTACTGACTCTGTTGTAACATCCCTTTACTACAGCTACTTCCTGGGCAGCAACACCATGGTTTCGttcccaacaattcataacACCAGAAACAAGATTTTCTCTTTCATCCAGAGTAATTGACCACGTATGCACATAAGCCACTCGATAAAACAGCCACAAAATCATCCTATATCTTCTGGACAAACCCTCCACAAGAGTTTTCTGAGCACGGAAGCTTGTAGGTGGGCTAAAGGCCCATTCTTCCTCCTTAATCTCTTTCTGTCTTTGATCAACGAGGTTATTTTCAAATTCTTGATGCCCTGAACGCTTGTCTTCCTTTTCTTCAATCCCCTTTTGCAAAACGGTTAGGCTTTCCCGATTCCTTGTCCCTAGGCTTCGATTATTGACCACAGTGGCCCAGCCGCTACAACGCTTCCATCCTCTGGTGAAACGAGGACTCCCTAGAGTGTTTCTTCCTTTTCCCATTAGTGTGGCATCTAGCTGATGGACTTGTCTCGCTCAAATTTAAAGCCAACCAGGATTGGGCCCAACCCATATTGCAGCTATTAGGCCAGTAGTAAACAAGCCCATTATTATCAAGCCCAATCTCAATATGGACAGAACACAACAACTCTTCTTTTAAGGTTACTTGACCGTCAAAAGATTCAAAACACAATTTCTCAACTTTGATAACTTTAATCGGACTTTGATTTCTCGTCCAGCTCAAAGTTTCTTCGGGCCCATCAATCACCTGACCCATGCAATGTTCTTGAGCCCACTCTTGCGCTATCAACTTCTCAGTTTTCTCGATTTGCAACCCTACTCTCTTGCGTCCAACGTTGCGTGTCCATCAGTCATGGCTTTTCGGCCACTGTAACGTTTAATCAATTCCATGGTAAGTCGCTCGTCATTCTTCTCCAGAAGTTTCGTTTGACCTCATGATGTCGCAAGGAATCTCGGGCTCATCGTGTTAATGTTTGCCGTGAAGTTAGGCATCCTCTTCAGTGTGATGTCAGCCTTCAACTCCATAAAGAAATTGGAGCTCTGTGCCTCCGATTTCAATCCAGGCACCGCCATATAGTCTTCTGGCCAAGGTAGCTTTACTTCAGTATTTGGTCGTCGGCTTTTTGAGAGTTCGCCTGGGTCATTGTTTCCCTCTGCCGCTTGCTTAATCTCATCAATTGCGTCAGAATGCACTTCTTCGTAAGTCCCTTTTCCTTCCGCGTTTTGTTCTTGATCGAGCAACTCATGATTTAGCTTCACCACTGGTTCACTGGTGGCACCTTGTTGGTTTGCTTCATCTCTAAATTTTTTATTCACCAATTTCTCCATCAAACCCTTGATATTATCTCGTTGGTCTGTTGCAATCCTGAATTTTCCATGTCCCTTGATCCACCGTTCCATCAACACCTTCAGATCACTAAGGCCTCCGAGAGCTTGATCGATTCTATCTAGCCTACCCTGCACCTGCAACATGCTCTCCTGCAACCCCCACACCGATCGCTCCATAGCTTCAAACTTCGCATCTGCTCCTCTGCTGGCCATCATGAATCGGCGCTCCTCGAAATCCGGCAGGTCGAACCAATGTTATGAACCCAAATTATATGAAGAattcaatataaaatatataaatcccAGAGCAAGCTCTGTAAACCCTAGCATAATTGCTAGTAAACCCCTAGCCAAAGCTAGTTACAAATCCAGAATAATAACCGAATCATCTAACCAATTACAACTCCCACGTTTTATTCCTCTTCATTCACGCATCTAGATTCTTCTATGGACTTGAGACTCTTGGGCCTCAATCCAATCTATCAAAACTCATAAGAAAGCCCATGAAGCTCTAGTCCATAACACCACCGAACAGCTTGTGCCGTTTAAATGTACTCCTTATGTTTCATTAATCTTTAGCGTCTATTTGGATCCTTCTGTGGTGGTCTTCTATTCTTCACTGGTAGAAGAAGCCTCAAAAGCTAAGATGTTGATATAATGAAGATCTGTGTATGTTCTACAAGGTTCACAAAATCTTTGTACTTCTCCAGCCAAGAAGAAAAATCAGTTGACCAATGTGGTTAAGGTACATTCTTTACACTAAACTGGAATATCATCCTATCATTTCTTGTtgtattaattgtttatcttgTTATATGAATTGATATTAAAATTATTGCGATTTACGAATTTTTGTTCTTTTACCAGTAAATGCATCATACTATATCATCTAGTTCAGGCCATGATCATGTCAAGATTCTTAATTTTTATACAAGGCGGCGATTGTTTCGATACTTGGTACAGGTTTGTAGCTATGTATTTCTTAGAAATTCAAATTTGATTCGTAAGAATGGTATTTGATACCATAAATCTGCAATTAGTATGAGTTTGTTGTGGTCATTTCCTCATTTATGTTCCTAAAAATTTTCTTGTGTATGTATAAATAGATATTGAAACTGTTCAAAATTCATGTACAAAAAGAAGTGTTGTTTTTGAAGCATTTGTTCATGGACATATGCTAGGGACAAATCATGTTACAGCATTACTCCTTAGTCCTTTGCCTTTCTTTTTCCCCTACCATTTCACTGCATTGTTACTATTCATCATTTATCATGGTATCAGAACAGGTCGATACGACCCTCTTAAAACTTCCAACAatgataattttatatatatctcTTGTGGTTCACTAAATCTTAATTGTGCACCAGATGTTACATTTGGTGCCACCATAAATCCCAGATGCAGAAGATGTCAAGCTGCGGGTTGTTCAAGTCGTATAATGATTTTGCTTCATTTTGTTTAAACTTTAAATTGTTTCTTGAAAATGCAGTGAGCATCCAGATCTTATTTGTGTAGTTTAATTTGGATTTGGATCGCTGGGTTGAGAATCCTAGTCACCCACAATCTCCTTTTCTTCGTTAATCGGATTCATACCGGTGGGGGCTTGTTTGATATGCAAGAAAAATTACCTTCTAGATAGAGCTATCAAAATGGGTGAATCCCTACGGGTTGGCTCGTCCCTCCAGCCAAATAAGTGGGTGTTAGGTTGGCAATTTCCAAATCCACCCAAATTCCAGGTCAGCTTGCTCTCTCATGCCTATCCTAATATAACTGGAAACTAGATAGGCTCGTCGGCCTGGCTGCCTACCCAGCAAAATAGCCAGGTTGGGTTGAAAATTTTCTAATCGACTCAAATGTCAACGGGACAGACTCGCTAGCCTGTTTGGCATCTCCACTTTTGTGTGATTTTGTTTTGTAAAACACTCGACCAAATTTATATTGGTAAAATTACATGCACACGTGAAATGTTTGAGCTCAGTTTGGACTTTGGACATATATTTTAGGGACATATTTATGAaagtgtttttaaattttttataaaatattttaaaaatagttgCAAGAATAAATGTGTACTGGAACAACTTTACTGTAACATTTTAAAAGTAACGTGTTTCGATTTTTATCATTAtcgtttattttaaaaatatttcttaattgtggtttaaaaattatatttgaagaaccatttttttttataaaaaaaagtttaaaaatgttttacaaaattttgttcaagcatatattttaaatttttttcattaataaaatatttttataagtaCTTGTTCAAAGAGAATCTTGGCaatgtaaattttttaaaaaataatcgtAGATAAATgtttgggttttttttatttatatatatacatattttaagaaattattttgtttaattaaaagGTTTGTTTGGTATCATCTTTTCAATAAGATCAATTTTTTCGATAATTGAACTGATCATGTCTAAAGTATATTTCGGATTTGAAATCCAAATATATTTGTATACATCTAATAATTTTGACTATACAAAAACTCTCTCTCAATCAATTTAGCGGAAATTCACAATACCTGTCTAATATTCACATTTAATATCAACAAGTACAAAAATAATAACTTTCagcacaagataaataaaagaatGATGTTTTGTAACACTGGTACACATCTGGCAAACATAGAATCACTCACTGCCTCGAATCAGAGAATGAGTTTTGGTTTAGTAAACTAGGCTTCGCATCACCACCATTCAAGCCATACTGCGACAAGAAGTtcattaaaagtttaaaatatttacccaaaaataattataagTACAGAAAAACGAATTACTTAGAAGCATATGAACAAAAATAACTACATTATGGTTTGATCATggcaaaggaaaaaaaaaactcaaatataTACCTTTTCTCTCATCCTAGAACTCCATATATCAGAATCGCCTCTGGGCGACGCGGATGCTTTGCCAGAATGTGAATGTAAAAGAGGTTCCCTTGTTCTACCCCTAAAATCATAATCTTCCTCGATGTCGTCATCATCTCTCTGACTCGAAACTGATGATCTGAGTATTATGGCAAAAAGTATGGACAGTAcctgaaaaggaaaagaaatatTCATTCATATGATGTCAAAGTACATTGAATATGATTAACAAGTGCAAGCTTAAACTGTGACAGGTAACAGTTTTGTTTTAACATATTTCCCTTTTCTTAAACTAGCAAGAAGTGTATCAAAATCAATCACAGAGAACGGAATGTCCAAACATACTAACATGCAATGATTCAACTGTAACAAGTATTATAATCCCAACGAGTTCGATATACATGAGCAGTCAAATTTTGCTGCAGACTTTGTATATCTTTTACATGTCAAATGTAGAACATGGACAAAAACATGCCTGTATCGTAACAATAGCGATGCCAACACACTTGGACACGTCCACGTTGCTTTTGATGAAGGCACATAGACTTTCAAATTCTCCAGTGGGGTCGAAAGGAAGCTCCTGGAAAAGATTGTGTTTTAAAGAAAAGCAAAAAAGGTAAAAGAACACAAGCACACCAGCATCAAAACATCGATCACCTACCTTCTGCCATTGGTGATTGAGTGAAATAAAAGCCACTAAACTCACTTCCAGTAGAATAAATACTGTACTAAGCAAAGCATACTGGAAGGATTATGTGGTCAAGGATATATATACATGGTATGACAAGTTCACAAAAGCTCACAAACTTCAGGTTATGCAGCAGTATCGTGCCAGAAATAAAGCAAGATAACTAGATTTTATCTTTACCTCCAAAAGATACTTAATTTAATCTCTCCTACTCTCAAACATTCATAGAGACAAAAGTGCATTCATATTTCTCAGCAATCCACATACTTCACGCCAACAGTAAAAGCTCCATCCTTTCTCTGTTAAAAGCACCGACCATCCATAATCTAATACCCGGCCATCTTTTTTACAATGAGAACTTTGAAATCTCCCCACCTCTCTGTTTCATTCAATCCATAATATGATTCTATTTCAATCAAATAATGTTACCAACGAAGTGGTGTAAGAAACTACAAGCACCGTGCATATGAGATTCACCGTGCTTCACATTCAATAATCTTAAGAGTTTAGTTCAAAATCTGTAGCAAAGAACATCTGCAGATATAAAATGATCAATTTTTTTCTCGGTTTTGTCCATGCCTAAATGTGTAGTATATGGTAGGTCTGCGAAAAAAGGATACAAAGCAAAGGCAACAGCCATTGATTGCTTCAGCTGCGAAGTGGCCGATGCAAGTAATGCAACACATCAAAATCCCAACTCCCATGAATCCATAAATGAACCTGCCCAA
Proteins encoded:
- the LOC140883122 gene encoding monothiol glutaredoxin-S10-like isoform X1 — its product is MASMSGASQLARGFDSLSSAPPFRIQFATLSCLPNVVSTFYSGNYVKLCKSISRDSQPIKTRPMCSASFGQGTEDTVKKTVGGNPVVVYSKTWCSFSSEVKYLFKSVGVEPFVIELDQLGPQGQDLQKALEKLTGQSTVPNVFIGGKHIGGCTDTVKLHQEGKLESLLAEAGAKKSE
- the LOC140883122 gene encoding monothiol glutaredoxin-S12, chloroplastic-like isoform X2 translates to MASMSGASQLARGFDSLSSAPPFRIQFATLSCLPNVVSTFYSGNYVKLCKSISRDSQPIKTRPMCSASFGQGTEDTVKKTVGGNPVVVYSKTWCSFSSEVKYLFKSVGVEPFVIELDQLGGKHIGGCTDTVKLHQEGKLESLLAEAGAKKSE
- the LOC140882294 gene encoding tetraspanin-18-like, whose translation is MRTPCCHTFLALILKFLNFLQTFIGVSMIIYSAYMLNQWHSHHEDVSFPNFPPPPTVVSFNHNAGLDSQSLPATWFIYGFMGVGILMCCITCIGHFAAEAINGCCLCFYALLSTVFILLEVSLVAFISLNHQWQKELPFDPTGEFESLCAFIKSNVDVSKCVGIAIVTIQVLSILFAIILRSSVSSQRDDDDIEEDYDFRGRTREPLLHSHSGKASASPRGDSDIWSSRMREKYGLNGGDAKPSLLNQNSFSDSRQ